From the Cervus elaphus chromosome 20, mCerEla1.1, whole genome shotgun sequence genome, one window contains:
- the LOC122677982 gene encoding T-cell surface glycoprotein CD1e, membrane-associated-like isoform X1, translating into MLLLLPLLFKGLLGHGTSTVAFPMLSLPLSGPQVPGPHHLAAEESPSFRVIQISSFANHSWTYTQGSGWLGDLQTHGWDSVLATIRFLRPWSQGNFSKEELKNIQALLQLYFHSFPREVQAYASQFQFEYPFELQVSFGCLIHTGKALETFLNGAYQGLDFLSFQENSWKPSPGAGSRAENVCKVLNHYRVIKEVVQRLLSDTCPRFLAGILKAGKSELERQVKPQAWVSKGPSPGPGRLLLVCHVSGFHPKPVWVMWMRGKQKHPGSRRGDDLPNADGTWYLRVTLDVAAGEAAGLSCRVKHSSLGGQDIVIHWGGYSFFSILICLIVIVTLVMLVIVDSSFKKQSSNQDVFSISHPAFPTGAKTKDPRNLGHQLCLAHESWIKNRLLKKWKARLNQL; encoded by the exons CTTTCCCCATGCTTTCACTCCCTCTCTCAGGTCCTCAGGTTCCAGGACCCCATCATCTGGCTGCAGAAGAATCCCCCTCCTTCCGCGTGATACAGATCTCCTCCTTTGCCAATCACAGCTGGACATACACCCAGGGCTCTGGCTGGCTGGGCGACCTGCAGACTCATGGCTGGGATAGTGTCTTGGCCACCATCCGCTTTCTGAGGCCCTGGTCCCAGGGTAACTTCAGCAAGGAGGAGCTGAAGAACATCCAGGCACTCTTGCAGCTGTACTTCCACAGTTTCCCACGGGAAGTGCAGGCCTATGCCAGTCAGTTTCAGTTTGAAT ACCCCTTTGAGCTCCAGGTATCATTTGGATGTTTAATTCATACTGGGAAGGCTTTGGAAACCTTCTTAAATGGAGCATATCAAGGATTAGATTTCCTGAGTTTCCAAGAAAATTCCTGGAAGCCATCTCCAGGAGCAGGAAGTCGAGCTGAGAATGTCTGTAAGGTGCTCAACCACTACCGAGTTATTAAAGAAGTTGTACAAAGGCTTCTCAGTGACACCTGCCCTCGGTTTCTGGCAGGAATCCTTAAAGCAGGGAAGTCAGAACTGGAAAGACAAG TGAAGCCACAGGCTTGGGTGTCCAAAGGCCCCAGTCCCGGGCCTGGCCGTCTTTTGTTGGTGTGCCATGTCTCTGGCTTTCATCCAAAGCCCGTATGGGTGATGTGGATGAGGGGCAAACAGAAGCACCCAGGGTCTCGGCGAGGTGATGACCTGCCCAATGCTGATGGGACCTGGTATCTCCGAGTAACCCTGGATGTGGCGGCTGGGGAGGCGGCTGGCCTGAGTTGCCGAGTGAAGCACAGTAGCCTAGGAGGCCAGGACATCGTCATCCACTGGG GTGGATACTCCTTCTTCTCAATATTGATCTGCTTAATTGTAATAGTTACCCTGGTCATGTTGGTTATAGTTGattcatcatttaaaaagcagag CTCAAATCAGGATGTCTTCTCTATCTCCCACCCTGCCTTTCCCACAGGAGCCAAAACCAAAGACCCCAGGAATTTAGGACATCAGCTCTGCTTGGCACATGAATCATGGATCAAAAACAgactcttaaagaaatggaaagccaGACTAAATCAACTCTAG
- the LOC122677982 gene encoding T-cell surface glycoprotein CD1e, membrane-associated-like isoform X2, whose translation MLLLLPLLFKGLLGHGTSTVGPQVPGPHHLAAEESPSFRVIQISSFANHSWTYTQGSGWLGDLQTHGWDSVLATIRFLRPWSQGNFSKEELKNIQALLQLYFHSFPREVQAYASQFQFEYPFELQVSFGCLIHTGKALETFLNGAYQGLDFLSFQENSWKPSPGAGSRAENVCKVLNHYRVIKEVVQRLLSDTCPRFLAGILKAGKSELERQVKPQAWVSKGPSPGPGRLLLVCHVSGFHPKPVWVMWMRGKQKHPGSRRGDDLPNADGTWYLRVTLDVAAGEAAGLSCRVKHSSLGGQDIVIHWGGYSFFSILICLIVIVTLVMLVIVDSSFKKQSSNQDVFSISHPAFPTGAKTKDPRNLGHQLCLAHESWIKNRLLKKWKARLNQL comes from the exons GTCCTCAGGTTCCAGGACCCCATCATCTGGCTGCAGAAGAATCCCCCTCCTTCCGCGTGATACAGATCTCCTCCTTTGCCAATCACAGCTGGACATACACCCAGGGCTCTGGCTGGCTGGGCGACCTGCAGACTCATGGCTGGGATAGTGTCTTGGCCACCATCCGCTTTCTGAGGCCCTGGTCCCAGGGTAACTTCAGCAAGGAGGAGCTGAAGAACATCCAGGCACTCTTGCAGCTGTACTTCCACAGTTTCCCACGGGAAGTGCAGGCCTATGCCAGTCAGTTTCAGTTTGAAT ACCCCTTTGAGCTCCAGGTATCATTTGGATGTTTAATTCATACTGGGAAGGCTTTGGAAACCTTCTTAAATGGAGCATATCAAGGATTAGATTTCCTGAGTTTCCAAGAAAATTCCTGGAAGCCATCTCCAGGAGCAGGAAGTCGAGCTGAGAATGTCTGTAAGGTGCTCAACCACTACCGAGTTATTAAAGAAGTTGTACAAAGGCTTCTCAGTGACACCTGCCCTCGGTTTCTGGCAGGAATCCTTAAAGCAGGGAAGTCAGAACTGGAAAGACAAG TGAAGCCACAGGCTTGGGTGTCCAAAGGCCCCAGTCCCGGGCCTGGCCGTCTTTTGTTGGTGTGCCATGTCTCTGGCTTTCATCCAAAGCCCGTATGGGTGATGTGGATGAGGGGCAAACAGAAGCACCCAGGGTCTCGGCGAGGTGATGACCTGCCCAATGCTGATGGGACCTGGTATCTCCGAGTAACCCTGGATGTGGCGGCTGGGGAGGCGGCTGGCCTGAGTTGCCGAGTGAAGCACAGTAGCCTAGGAGGCCAGGACATCGTCATCCACTGGG GTGGATACTCCTTCTTCTCAATATTGATCTGCTTAATTGTAATAGTTACCCTGGTCATGTTGGTTATAGTTGattcatcatttaaaaagcagag CTCAAATCAGGATGTCTTCTCTATCTCCCACCCTGCCTTTCCCACAGGAGCCAAAACCAAAGACCCCAGGAATTTAGGACATCAGCTCTGCTTGGCACATGAATCATGGATCAAAAACAgactcttaaagaaatggaaagccaGACTAAATCAACTCTAG